One Prevotella melaninogenica DNA window includes the following coding sequences:
- a CDS encoding LolA-like putative outer membrane lipoprotein chaperone gives MKQIKYLLLFVAIFMTNSIVAQNANQAKACLDKATAKVSNLGGFTAHFALSRPGSVGRASGTISVKGTKFVATTPQTTVWFNGTTQWSYMKSTDEVNVSTPTEAQRLSMNPYALMTLYRQGYNLSMTTEGGAYVVHMKATNPKRNIPEAYVTVNKAYQLQKIKIKQANKWTTITVSDIQRKNLSDAIFTFNKKSHPSAEIIDLR, from the coding sequence ATGAAGCAGATTAAATATTTATTATTGTTCGTTGCCATCTTTATGACAAATAGTATAGTAGCACAAAATGCTAATCAAGCAAAGGCATGCCTGGATAAAGCTACTGCAAAAGTGTCTAATTTAGGCGGTTTTACTGCCCACTTTGCCCTCTCCAGACCAGGTTCTGTTGGCAGGGCATCGGGCACTATTTCTGTGAAAGGAACTAAATTTGTTGCTACTACTCCACAGACAACCGTATGGTTTAATGGTACGACACAATGGTCATATATGAAGTCAACTGACGAGGTGAACGTTTCTACACCTACAGAGGCGCAACGCCTTTCAATGAATCCTTACGCATTGATGACACTGTATCGTCAGGGCTACAACCTCTCTATGACAACAGAGGGTGGTGCTTACGTAGTACACATGAAGGCTACCAATCCTAAACGCAATATCCCAGAGGCATATGTAACAGTCAATAAAGCTTATCAGTTGCAGAAAATCAAGATCAAACAGGCTAACAAGTGGACTACTATAACAGTCTCTGACATCCAGCGTAAGAATCTTTCTGATGCTATTTTTACTTTTAATAAGAAAAGTCATCCATCTGCTGAGATTATAGACTTGAGATAA